The genome window CGGCCTTGCGGGCGTCGACGGATGGTCGGTCACGCGTGCCCGCGGCGCCGAGATCCTCACTCTCGAGGACGACCCTCGCGGTTCGAAGTTCCCCGACGGTCAGCCTCGACCCTCGGTCGTCGTGCCGGCGCCGGCTGACGACGTGCTCATCGCCGAGGCTGTCGCCGCGGCTGAGGCGTCCGACGTCGTCGTCGCCGTGGTCGGAGACCGCATCGAGCTCGTCGGTGAAGGGCGATCGACCGCGACGCTCGAACTGATCGGCGGGCAGAACGCCCTGCTCGACGCGCTGATCGCGACGGGGAAGCCCGTGGTGATCGTGCTGCTCGCATCCAAGCCGCTGGTGCTTCCGGCATCCGCCTCGCAGGCCGCCGCCGTCATCTGGGCTGCCAATCCCGGCATGCAGGGTGGCCGGGCGCTCGCCGAGATCATCTCGGGTGCCGTCGAGCCGTCAGGCCGCCTGCCGATCTCGTTCGCCCGCCACGTCGGCCAGCAGCCGACCTACTACAACCAGATCCGCGGACAGCACGGCGACCGCTACGCCGATCTCACCCAGTCTCCGGCCTGGGCGTTCGGCGAGGGGCTGTCGTACTCGACGGTCGTGTACGGCGACCTGGAGCTCGCGTCCGATCGGCTCGGCCACGACGACACGATCGTCGCCGAGGTGACGGTCACGAACACGGGTTCACGACCCGCACGCGAGACCGTGCAGGTCTACGTGCGCGACTCCGTCACGAGTGTCAGCTGGGCGGACAAGGAGCTCAAGACCTACCGCCAGGTCGACGTCGCGCCGGGGGAGTCCGTGCGCGTGCGCCTCGACCTGCCCGTCGCCGACTGCTCGATCGTGGATGCCGCCGGCATCCGCCTCGTGGAGTCGGGTGCGTTCGAGCTGCTCGTGGGCTCGAGCTCGCGTGACGACGCGCTGCTGAGCGCCGCGTTCACGGTTTCCTGAATCGACCTCTGAATCACGTCGTGACGAGGACGCTCAGGCGTCCTCGTCACGCAGGCGCTGGGGCCCTGCGCCCTGGCTGCCGAGAGCGTCGTCGGGGTTGAGCAGGCCGCACGCCTTCATCGACAGACAGCCGCAGCCTATGCATCCGGTGAGTTCGCGCTCGAGACGCTCGATCCCCTCGCGGCGTTTCTCGAGCTCGCGCTTCCAGCGCCTCGACGCGCGCTGCCAGTCGGCATGACTCGGGGTCTCGGTCAGGGGCACGTCGGCGAATGCGTGCTGCACGTCGGAGAGGGGGATGCCGAGGCGCTTCGCCACCGTGATGAGCGAGACCCGCCGCAGCATGTGACGCGCGTAACGGCGCTGATTTCCGGCAGTGCGCGTCGACGCGATGAGTCCGAGGCTCTCGTAGAAGTGCAGCGCCGAGGGCGCGACGCCGGTGCGCCTGCTCATCTCACCGATCGTCAGCGGTTCGTCGGGGCCGTGGACGGCCCGATCGGAATCTGTCTCTGCGGTCATCCGGACCTCCTCGATTTGACCTCAAGCGTACTTGAGGTCTTACGTTTGCAGATGTGACCGCGACAGGAAGTGACCGATGACCTATGTGATCGCGCTGCCCTGCGTCGATGTCAAGGACCGTGCGTGCATCGACGAATGCCCGGTTGACTGCATCTATGAGGGCGAGCGCTCGCTGTACATCCACCCGGACGAATGCGTCGACTGCGGCGCGTGCGAACCCGTCTGCCCCGTCGAGGCGATCTACTACGAGGATGACCTGCCTGACGAGTGGCAGGACTACTACAAGGCCAACGTCGAGTTCTTCGACGAGATGGGATCCCCCGGTGGTGCCGCCAAGCTCGGCGTCATCGAGCGCGATCATCCGATCATCACAGCCCTTCCGCCCCAGGAGGCACCCGAATGAGCAGTCAGTCCCACCCCGCAGCCCCCGTTCCCTCCGAGGTCGGTGAAGGGCTCAAAGCCGCGTTCCGCGCGCATCCGGCAGGGGTCGCGATCATCACCGCGATGACTCCCGCAGGACCGGTCGGCCTCACGGCGTCGAGCGTCGCATCCGTCGCGGTCGACCCCGCGGCGATCGTGTTCTCGGTGACCAGGGCCACCGGCAGCGCCGGCTCGATCCTCAACGCCGAGTCGTTCGTCGTGCACCTGATCGACGACGAGCACTCGGCCCTCGCGCAGAGCTTCGCGGTGAGCGGCGCCGACCGCTTCACGCCCGAACAGGGCTGGAGCACCCTTCCGACCGGTGAGCCGTACCTCGCCGAGGCGCGCGCCGCGATGCGCGGTCACACGATGTCGACGGTCGCCGTCGGCTCGTCGACCGTCGTGGTCGCCGAGATCGACGAGGTGCTGCTCGGGCGGCCGGGGCGACCGCTCGTCTACCTCGACCGCCGATTCCACTCACTCCCCACCGATCAGAACGACTGAAAGGAACAGCATGACCACTCTGTACACCCTCCCCGAGCTGCCGTACGACTACTCGGCACTCGCCCCGCACATCTCGGGCACGATCATGGAGCTGCACCACTCGAAGCACCACCAGGCCTATGTCACAGGTGCCAACACGGCCCTCGAGCAGCTGGCTGCGGCCCGGGACTCGAACGACTTCGCCGCGGTGAACAAGCTCGAGAAGGACCTCGCCTTCAACCTCGGCGGACACATCAACCACTCGGTGTTCTGGGAGAACCTGTCTCCCGACGGCGGCGGCAACCCCGAAGGAGAACTCGAGGCGGCGCTGACCGATGCCTTCGGTTCGATCGACGCCTTCCGCGCGCACTTCACGGCGACCGCGCTCGGCGTGCAGGGCTCGGGCTGGGCCGTTCTCGCCTGGGACAGCGTCGGAGCGCGACCCGTCATCTTCCAGCTGTTCGACCAGCAGGGCAACGCGCCGCTCGGTGTCACGCCGCTGCTGCAGCTCGACGTCTGGGAGCACGCGTACTACCTCGACTACCTCAACGTGCGCGCCGACTACGTCAAGGCGTTCTGGGAGCTCGTCAACTGGGCAGACGTGCAGCGCCGCTTCGCTGCCGTGCAGGAGAAGACCGCAGGGCTCATCGTCGCCCGCTGACCTGCTCGCCTCCCGTTCGGCTGTTCATTCGGCTGACGGAATCCCGCCGGGCCGGCGGATGCCACGGCATCGGCCGGCCCAGCGGGGAATCCCCAGCCATTCGTGACGTGTATGCCGGCGCCGGTGCCGGCCGCGTCAGGCGAGCAGCTCGCCCGCGAGCGCCTCGATGCGGCGGCGGATCTCGTCGCGGATCGGTCGCACGGAGTCGATGCCCTGGCCAGCCGGATCGTCGAGCTTCCAGTCCTCGTAGCGCTTGCCGGGGAAGAACGGGCAGGCGTCGCCGCATCCCATCGTGATGACGACATCGGATGCCTGCACGGCCTCGGTCGTGAGCACCTTGGGCTGCTCGGCGGTGATGTCGATGCCGAGCTCGCCCATCGCCTCGACCGCGATCGGGTTGATCTGGTCGGCCGGCATCGAGCCGGCCGAGCGGACCTCGATGCGGTCGCCCGCGAAGTCCCGGAGGAACCCGGCCGCCATCTGCGAGCGTCCCGCGTTGTGCACGCACACGAAGAGGACGGAGGGGATGCTGGTGGTCGTCATGATGTCTCCAGGGTAAGTGAGCGGGCGGGGCTGAGGGCGATCGAGGGCGTCCTTCCGATCTGGATCGTCGCGGGCGCAGCACAGCAGCTGCCCGCGTTGTCTTCGAAGTCTCCGGATCCCCCGCACACGCCCGTAGCAGGCAGCGAGAGTTCGTTGCGGGCGGCGCCCTCATGGTCCCCGACGAGGTGGGCCGCGACGCTGCGCACCTGCTCGTACCCGGTCAGGGCGAGGAATGTCGGGGCGCGGCCATACGACTTGGCCCCGACGATGAACAGTCCCGGCTCGGGTTGGGTGAGCTGGCGTGCGCCGGTCGCCGCCACAGAGCCGCAGGAGTGGATGTTCGGGTCGATCTCCGAAGCGATGCCGGCGACGGCCTCGAGCGTGACGTCGAGGTCTATCCGCACCTCTCGAAGAATCCCGGTGTCGGGCCGGAAGCCCGTCAGTGCGAACACCCGCCCGACGGACGACACCTCTCGCCCGTCTTCTGCGACGATCGTCACGCCCTCGTCGGTTCGGCGGAACTCGGCGACCCGGAACCCTGTCACGAGATCCACGACCCCGTCGTCGATCACCTTGCGTGCGCGGGAGCCGAGTGCGGCGCGCTCAGGCAGCTCGTCTCCGCTGCCGCCGCCGAAGACGTTTGCGGCACTCCCGCGGCGAAGCACCCAGGTGACGCGCGTCCCCGGCGATCGGCGGGCCAGCTCACTCAGGCGCAGCACGGCATGCGTGGCGGAGTGCCCCGCCCCGACCACGACGATGTGCGAACCCGCGAGATCCGAGACGTCGGCAGGGATGCGGTAGGTGATGAGGTCGGATGCCGCTCGCTCGCCGAGGGCCGGGAACCCGTCCGCCCCGGCCGGATTGGGAAGATCCCACGTACCGCTCGCGTCGATCACCGCGCGGGCGAGAAGTCGGGATTCGTTACCGTCGGCATCGACCGTGTGCACGACGAACGGCTGGCTCTTGCGCCCTGCGTCGACGACCTTGTCGCGGCCCTGGCGGGCGACCCCGGTGACGGACGTCGCGTAGCGGATCCGCTCGCCCAGAGCATCGGCGAGGGGAGCCAGATAGTCGCTCACCCACTCCGCCCCGGTCGGGTATCCCGAGGCAGGCGCGCTCCATCCGGTCGGCTCGAGCAGGCGACGGGCGGCGGCGTCCGTGAGCTCCGGCCACGCGGAGAAGAGGCGCACATGCCCCCACTCGGAGACTGCGGCGGCGGCGCCGACCCCGCGTTCGACGACGACGACGTTCTCGCCCCGTTCGACGAGGTGCGCCGCTGCGGCCAGTCCCTGGGGGCCCGCTCCGATGACGACGACAGGAAGCTCGGACATCACATCTCCTCAGATCGAAAAACTTCAATATGAGAAGCGTCACTCACGTATCGAAGAATGTCAATACGTGAGAGGATGTCGGCATGACGCTTCCGGTGACCATCGCTGAGACCAGCTGCTGCGCGCCGGGAACAGCATCCGCTCTGCCCCTCGCCGAGGCCGAGCGCATCGCCCGTCTGTTCAAGGCTCTCGGCGACCCGACGCGGATCCGCCTGCTGTCGCTGATCTCATCGGCTGAGGGCGGAGAGGCCTGCATCTGCGATCTCACCGGCCCCGTCGGCCTCTCGCAGGGCACCGTCTCGCACCACATGAAGCTGCTCGCCGACGCGGGCCTCGTCACTCGTGAGCAGCGCGGGAAATGGGCGTACTTCGCACTGGCAGACGGTGCTCTCGATGCAGCAGGGGATGCGCTGCGCGACGTCTGAATTCCTCAGGCGCTGCCGGATAGGCTGGTCGTATGGCCCTCCTCTCGATCGCCGGTTCGGCGCGTGCTCCGCATGAGCTGCGCTCGGCGACGCCGATGAAGGAATGGATGCGCGTCGTGATGCACCCGGGCACGAACGGTTGGACCAGTGTGTGGGGCACCCTCTCGCACGGCGAGATCGCGGGCTGCCCGCCGCCACGCGACTAGACCACGCCTCACTCGGGGCGGTGGTCTCCTGCGCCATCCACTCCTTCTTCCGCGTGAGGTCTTGCCGTGTCCCCTTCTCCCACCCGTCCCCGCCTGCGTCTGGCTCCGCACGAGCTGTGGCGGGGCATCCGCTCCAACGCCCGAAGTGACGTCCTCGGCGGGTCGCTCCTGCTCGCCGCCACCGTCGCGGCCCTGATCCTCGCCAACACCCCCGCGGTGTCATGGTACGAGTCCGTGCGCGACTTCACCTTCGGCATCCCCGAGCTGCACCTCGACCTCAGCGTCGGAGCCTGGGCGGCCGACGGACTGCTGGCGATCTTCTTCTTCGTCGTCGGCCTCGAGCTGAAAGAGGAGTTCGTCACCGGCCGCCTGCGCGATCCGCGTCAGGCGGCGCTGCCGATCGCCGCGGCTGTCGGCGGCGTCATCGTGCCCGCCGTCATCTTCGCGGTGATCAACGGGGGAGACGGCGACGCACTGCGCGGCTGGGCGATTCCGACCGCGACCGACATCGCCTTCGCGGTCGCGGTGATCGCAGTGGTCGGCAAGTTCCTGCCTCCCGCCCTGCGCGTCTTCCTGCTGACGTTGGCGATCATCGACGACCTCATCGCCATCACGATCATCGCGACGTTCTACACCGACACGATCAGCTTCCCGTGGCTCGCCCTCGCCCTGCTCCCGCTCGCCGGATTCGCTTTCCTCGTGCAGCGGGGGGTGCGCGCGTGGTGGATCCTGCTGCCGCTCGCGGTGGCGGTGTGGGTCTGCATCCATGCCGCAGGCGTGCACGCCACGGTCGCCGGCGTGCTTCTCGGATTCGTGGTGCCGGTGCTGCCGTCCGAGCGTGCGCGGGTGCGCGCGGGCGAGGACGCGAACGGTGAGCCTCTGTATGACGGCATGGCGCCGCACTTCGCAGACCGCTGGGGTGTCGTGGCGACACTGTTCGCGGTTCCGGTCTTCGCCTTCTTCGCGGCGGGCGTCACGATCGGCGGTCTCGAAGGACTCCGCTCGGCCCTGACCGACCCCATCGCGATCGGCATCATCGTCGGGCTCGTGCTGGGCAAGCCGATCGGGATCCTCGCGACCACTTTCCTGCTCAGCCGTGTGCCGGCTCTGCGTCTCGACGCGACTCTTCGCTGGCCCGACCTCGCGGGAATGGCGTTCCTCGCGGGGATCGGATTCACCGTCTCGCTGCTCGTCGGTGAACTCGCCTACGGGTCGAGTTCGGTCGCCGACGAACACGTCAAGATCGGCGTGCTCGTCGGCTCTCTGCTCGCGGCGATCCTCGGCGGGCTCGTGCTCGCCAGACGCAACGCGCTCGCGCGCCGGTCGCAGCTGGGCGTCTGATGACGAACGGCCGAGCTCACAGCTGCCACCCGCGGTGGACCGAAGCGTCCCCTCGGTCGGAGCCGCCGCGAGGGATGCTCCGAGGCTAGCCGACCAGTCGCGCGGTGGTCCCTCGGACGTTCAGCTCGTAGGGGAGTGCCGCGGGGATGCCGGCGGCGTCGCCCTCGGCGAGCTTGGCGAGCACGGCATCGGCCGCTCGCTCGCCCTGGCCGAGGGGGAACTGGTCGACGGTCGTGAGGCGGAAGAACTCGCCGAGCTCGTGGCCGTCGATGCCGACGATCGAGAGGTCTTCCGGCACCGCGAAGCCGAGGTCGCGCGCCGCGAGCAGGGCGCCGATCGCCATCTCGTCCGACGCCGCGAACACGGCGGTCGGGCGAGGACCGGGGCGACCGAGCAGCTGCTTCGCGGCTCGGTATCCGCCCTCGACCGTGAAGTCGGCCGGCTC of Microbacterium sp. LWH13-1.2 contains these proteins:
- the soxR gene encoding redox-sensitive transcriptional activator SoxR, which encodes MTAETDSDRAVHGPDEPLTIGEMSRRTGVAPSALHFYESLGLIASTRTAGNQRRYARHMLRRVSLITVAKRLGIPLSDVQHAFADVPLTETPSHADWQRASRRWKRELEKRREGIERLERELTGCIGCGCLSMKACGLLNPDDALGSQGAGPQRLRDEDA
- the fdxA gene encoding ferredoxin, with the translated sequence MTYVIALPCVDVKDRACIDECPVDCIYEGERSLYIHPDECVDCGACEPVCPVEAIYYEDDLPDEWQDYYKANVEFFDEMGSPGGAAKLGVIERDHPIITALPPQEAPE
- a CDS encoding flavin reductase family protein → MSSQSHPAAPVPSEVGEGLKAAFRAHPAGVAIITAMTPAGPVGLTASSVASVAVDPAAIVFSVTRATGSAGSILNAESFVVHLIDDEHSALAQSFAVSGADRFTPEQGWSTLPTGEPYLAEARAAMRGHTMSTVAVGSSTVVVAEIDEVLLGRPGRPLVYLDRRFHSLPTDQND
- a CDS encoding superoxide dismutase, with product MTTLYTLPELPYDYSALAPHISGTIMELHHSKHHQAYVTGANTALEQLAAARDSNDFAAVNKLEKDLAFNLGGHINHSVFWENLSPDGGGNPEGELEAALTDAFGSIDAFRAHFTATALGVQGSGWAVLAWDSVGARPVIFQLFDQQGNAPLGVTPLLQLDVWEHAYYLDYLNVRADYVKAFWELVNWADVQRRFAAVQEKTAGLIVAR
- a CDS encoding arsenate reductase ArsC → MTTTSIPSVLFVCVHNAGRSQMAAGFLRDFAGDRIEVRSAGSMPADQINPIAVEAMGELGIDITAEQPKVLTTEAVQASDVVITMGCGDACPFFPGKRYEDWKLDDPAGQGIDSVRPIRDEIRRRIEALAGELLA
- a CDS encoding NAD(P)-binding domain-containing protein, whose protein sequence is MSELPVVVIGAGPQGLAAAAHLVERGENVVVVERGVGAAAAVSEWGHVRLFSAWPELTDAAARRLLEPTGWSAPASGYPTGAEWVSDYLAPLADALGERIRYATSVTGVARQGRDKVVDAGRKSQPFVVHTVDADGNESRLLARAVIDASGTWDLPNPAGADGFPALGERAASDLITYRIPADVSDLAGSHIVVVGAGHSATHAVLRLSELARRSPGTRVTWVLRRGSAANVFGGGSGDELPERAALGSRARKVIDDGVVDLVTGFRVAEFRRTDEGVTIVAEDGREVSSVGRVFALTGFRPDTGILREVRIDLDVTLEAVAGIASEIDPNIHSCGSVAATGARQLTQPEPGLFIVGAKSYGRAPTFLALTGYEQVRSVAAHLVGDHEGAARNELSLPATGVCGGSGDFEDNAGSCCAAPATIQIGRTPSIALSPARSLTLETS
- a CDS encoding metalloregulator ArsR/SmtB family transcription factor codes for the protein MTLPVTIAETSCCAPGTASALPLAEAERIARLFKALGDPTRIRLLSLISSAEGGEACICDLTGPVGLSQGTVSHHMKLLADAGLVTREQRGKWAYFALADGALDAAGDALRDV
- the nhaA gene encoding Na+/H+ antiporter NhaA, with protein sequence MSPSPTRPRLRLAPHELWRGIRSNARSDVLGGSLLLAATVAALILANTPAVSWYESVRDFTFGIPELHLDLSVGAWAADGLLAIFFFVVGLELKEEFVTGRLRDPRQAALPIAAAVGGVIVPAVIFAVINGGDGDALRGWAIPTATDIAFAVAVIAVVGKFLPPALRVFLLTLAIIDDLIAITIIATFYTDTISFPWLALALLPLAGFAFLVQRGVRAWWILLPLAVAVWVCIHAAGVHATVAGVLLGFVVPVLPSERARVRAGEDANGEPLYDGMAPHFADRWGVVATLFAVPVFAFFAAGVTIGGLEGLRSALTDPIAIGIIVGLVLGKPIGILATTFLLSRVPALRLDATLRWPDLAGMAFLAGIGFTVSLLVGELAYGSSSVADEHVKIGVLVGSLLAAILGGLVLARRNALARRSQLGV